The sequence below is a genomic window from Saccopteryx leptura isolate mSacLep1 chromosome 3, mSacLep1_pri_phased_curated, whole genome shotgun sequence.
CTAAGGTGAAGGAACTGCAGCTCTTAAACCTCTTAAACCATCCCAAAAAGGAACTGCTTACCTGATCTTCACAGCACACAAAATCTCTTTTGAGTCCAAATCCCCACTCTCACTAGATAGCTGCGTGAGCTCTGGTAAAATCCATTCTCATGCTcactattttcagttttgtttaaagaTCATGTTCCTAAACTCAAAACTATACTACTTAATTCCATCTGTACACAAGGTTGCTGCAAATATTTCTAGACTCTCATGTCCcatctttgtcttttcttctaGCTAAATAACCCCTGGTCCCTTTAGTCTACCTTTATGAAGTGTAATGGTTAGTTTTATGAAGTCCTATGGCTAGGCTATGGTGCCCAATTGTTTGGACAAGCAttactctagaccagtggtagtcaacctggaccctactgcccactagtgggcattccagctttcatggtgggcgggagtggagcaaccaaagtataaataaaaagatagatttaactatagtaagttgttttataaagatttattctgccaaacttagcaaaactccaacataaagcacttggtaagtaattattattatatgctttaacttgctgtaactctgctttataaattttataaagcaaagttacttccctactttataaatcaccattactgtggaaccggtgggcagttagaaaattttactactaacagagataaaaaagtgggcagtaggtataaaaaggttgactacccctgctctaaatgttTGTGAAGGTTTTACAGATGGGAAGCagcatttaaatcagtagactttgagtaGAGCAGATTACCCTCTATTCTTCCTCTGTGTGGATGGGcctcattcaatcagttgaaggccttaagagGAAAGACAGGTtgtcagggaaaataaaaagcacaatttTACCTCAAGACTGCGACAAAGAAACCCTGCCTGAGTTGTCAGCCTGCTCCTCTGTGAACTTTGGACTCAAGACTGCAAATCAACTTTTGCCACAATTGGGCCTGCCCTACAGATTTCTGACTCGACAGATTTCACAATTGTGTGAGCCAGTTCCTTAaaattctctccctctttctgtatatatatacatgtatatacacatatatacacctaTATATCTCTTTTTATGGAGAACCCTAACTAAAACATCaagcaacaattttttaaaattttttcatcctctttattattttctgaatatgTTCCAGGTTACTAGTACATAATGGAATATCCACAAGATGATAAGTACAAGGTGGGGCAATATTATTCCCATCTTATCTTAGCTCCAGTATAATTTAGTGCTTGAGAATAAAGTCTGGCATAGTGAGAGAGCCAGATTTAAGCCCCCACTGATTTTGAGACTTAAACCAGTTACTTAATTAAATCTGTTCCTTTAAATCTTTATGTGAAGGTAATGATAGGATCTACAGTATAGTATTTCCtgatgtgaaaataaaaagatactctACTTCAAGGAATAAACCAGTTCTTTGGTTTCAGCAACAAGAAATCATCAGAATAAGTTTTAACCCTGTCTGGATTGATCAATGACACCTGGCCACAGTAACCAGTAAGTAACCAGTGACAGCTCACACCTAACACCAGTCTATTAGCAATAGCTTTGTTAAATGACTGTACCTCTGAAGGGCAGCCTGTCAACACTGCCTTACTCAAATAACTATGTTTCCAGAGCTAAATATCAACCAATCCACCCCTAATAACTCTACTTCAGaaaatgtacatgtatatatatacacacacacatacataaagtatatataactatatataatggaatattattcagctatagaaaagaatgaaactttgcTATAtgtgacatcatggatggaccttgaggacattatgctaagtgaagtcagaccgagaaaggcaaataccatatgctCTTGCCTATAAATGCAATCTTAGTCGAAAACCAGATTGGTAATTGCCAAAGATTGGGGGTGAGTTGTGGGTAAAATGGGTGAAGGGGTtgtaaaccaaaattaatttcaGACTGTAATAGAGAATAACAAGCAGTTATTTGAGCagaggagcagcagcccagaagaCAGATTTAGGCAGCAACCTAAACTGTGCTCCAGAGAGAACAAACAAAGGCAGGATTTGAAAAGGCAAATCCCAGAAAATGTAATTCTTTCATGCAAAGGAAGGATTGCAGGCTAAATTAACATCAGTTCTAATGTGAAAAGTAGGGAGGTAAAAACTACAGGAAGGAGGTCAAGTCCATCTGTGTCCTGTGAGCAGTGGTTCCAGGATGTTTATGGTCAGCCTGGAGCTGAGTTTAGCAACAGGGTTAGCAACTTATTAGCAAGTCTGAGAGCTGAGGCACCAGATGTGCAAAGGACTCACTGACTAATAGTCTCCTCACTCTAATTAAAGTGACTCTCTTAGTAATGCTCATTCCACTTTAATTTTCCTCTTATGGGGTCAAatgtacaaaatataaataaattacaaagctGTTAAATAAGCTAATATATTTTAATCGATTATAACAACTGATTCTCAGGTCATagtaggaaaaatatttttttcctatgtttttaaataacttaaactTCAGCTACATAACTTTAAAACTTCTTTATTACACTTAATTGAACAACATTATCAATTACATTTATGAGACGTAACAATGGAACAGTAAAGTTTATTTGAATAAAGCATCTCAATTCCAGTTTTGAAacctaatcagaaaaaaatatgtcttAGTACAATAATAATCTATTAAATACATCATCATTAGGCCATCTGTTATGAAAACATTCATCCATGTTAATAATATCTATTCagctgaaaatgaaaaataaaattctcttggAAACAACTGTATTTTATCATTGCAATActgtaagtttttttaaaaagctgtagaTAATATACTTCAGAGACAAAATGATCAAAATTATTTCCTGAAACTATTCTAAcagattttaaatgtaaataaaaaaagtcttaagAAATAACTCAGGAGATAAGATTGTAAAGATTTCTTCCTGAAGCTATTTGACCACCTCCAAGAGCCAAGTAAAGAGTGTACAATCCCTAATATGGTCTAATGGGAAAAGGCTTAGGATGAGAACCTGGTTTTCTAACTCCTACTCAAGCTAACAAGCTAAATGAACTTAGCTTATTAATCTTCATGGTCTCCAGTTTGCTCATTTGTCTATTTAGGAGAGTCACAACCCAAACCTAATTCTGTGTAGTGTGGgtttaaaaacattatactaCATAAATCTCCCAGTTCAACAAGAGATTTTCATAATTCCATTGCCGGCATGGACACCAATATTATATTGTGCCCAGTGTTTGTTGTTTAAAAGTCCTCATTGTCATAGCTAAAGAATGGACTAACTCTATCTGGATAACTAATTGTTGACTCCAGTCCAGTGGCACACACATCCCAGGTCTCTGTTCTGTCTGTCCTGGAGGGAGCTGACTCTGGAGGAAAAGCCACAGTGGGTCTGATAGCCCTACAATCTCCTGGAATTTTCAAAGATACTGACACTGATGGAGAGGCTGCCCTGGTGACTGTAGCAGGAAGGTCCAAGCCTCCTGGATAGATGGACATCGGGGTGTTTTCAGGAGCATAGTTGCATCCTGAAAGACTCTTAGCTTCCTGCACTTCATCACAGTATTTCAGAACTGGTGGCTGGCAGGCCTGGTAGGAcactttggtggtggtggtaatcaCAGTCTGCAGCGCTTGGGCACCTGGTGGGGGAGTTGTGAGGTACCCACAGGGAAGCTCTGAGTTATAATAAGGGCAATTGGCCGTGGCTTGGAATAGTCTGGGGTCAGTCCTCTCCTCAAGGCCAGGTTTTCCAAGAGCTGGTTTCCAGGCACGTTTACTGGTGAAATCACAGGTTCTCTGGAAGCTGCTATATGACTTGATGTTATATTGTAGTGGGTTCATCAGATGAACCCAGTCTGTGTCATTAGCATTATTGGTGGCATCTTTATACAGGGTGAAATATGGGCTGGAATTTGTATAACTAGGACCTGCCAATTCATAGCTGCAAGGTGGCCTGGGAAAATAGATTATTGAGTTTGGATATTTCTGAAAAATTGGCATTACGTCACCTTGACAGGTGGCTAGGTCACAGGTAGCCTTGCAAGCATCAGAGTTTGGGAAGGAAAAGCAAGGCTGCCCTAGAGTAGGAAAGGCAGTGTCAGTAATTATATCAAGTTCTTCCGGAGTTTCCAGGGGAGGTATGCTGTTGAAATGTTTACTGTTGCCTTGATCCTCTCCTGcctaaaaaaatgatataaattttattagcaaataaaattgaaattgcaTTGGACAATCTCACCTGTAATGGTAGCCAaccaactaaataaaaataaacattcaattGGTGAGTTCTGTGTTGCAAGCTCAGGTACATGATTTGGGCATGTGGTCCAGGGCTTGCTCAGGCATGAATACCATACTGCTACATGGTGGCCAGGGGGAGGGGGTCCTCAGTAGCCAGGCAGGGTAGGTCTGAGTGGAAGATGGTCCTGTTCTCCCCTATACTATGTTCATAAAAGAGGAGACTCCAGAGCCTGACATAGATCAGGGTTCAAATTCTGATTGTTCCTGTTAGTTGAACAAGTTAGTTAACCTTTCTGAGTCTcagatttctaattttaaaaaatggggctCGATAATAGTAACCTTCTCTTAAAGCTTTTATGAACATTCCATAAATGAAACTTTAGACCTTATGTGTCTAGCACATAGAAAATGCTAAAactatgtcagtttctcttaTCCTCAGAATAACACTCTGCCTGCTTGGCATGATTTGGTTGAAAAGCCAAACTGGATCTAGTTGTCCAAACAAATTTCATCTGTTCTatgtaaataatgtaaaaaacTCTTAAGGATTCATGTTAACTTACTGTTGGTATGTACATGTTGGATAACTGCCCTTGTATCAGAATGTCAGCACATATCCTCACTATAATATCGACTCTAGAGACTGCTTGCTGTTTTATTTTGAAGAGAAGTTGGAAACATCCAAAATGCTGAGTCACTGACATTTTGTTAGAGATATATAATTTTCACAGATGATCAAACCTTTCTAATATATGACATTTTACATAATTACAAGTGTATGTTGTGATGAAAATAGACACAGACTGCAATCTAAGGTGAGCGCACCATTACCTCCAGCTCTCGAATTCTCTTTTTCTGGGTTTGGGAAAAAGAGGCCATTTGTCTCTTGATGGCACTTCTTCTAGCTTCTGTCTCTGATTTACTCTCTGGTCTCGGATGATCATGAACTCCCTTGGCCTGCATTCACAAGGAAGGAAGCTGGCCATGTTGGTCAAAAATTATGTCTTTCCTAAGATCCCAAGCTGGGGTTA
It includes:
- the GCM2 gene encoding chorion-specific transcription factor GCMb; translation: MPREAGQKADCVLFSGMKLSWDINDPQMPQEPAHFDHFCEWPDGYVRFIYHSDEKKAQRHLSGWAMRNTNNHNSHILKKSCLGVVVCARACTLPNGSRLQLRPAICDKARLKQQKKACPNCHSTLELIPCRGHSGYPVTNFWRLDGNAIFFQAKGVHDHPRPESKSETEARRSAIKRQMASFSQTQKKRIRELEAGEDQGNSKHFNSIPPLETPEELDIITDTAFPTLGQPCFSFPNSDACKATCDLATCQGDVMPIFQKYPNSIIYFPRPPCSYELAGPSYTNSSPYFTLYKDATNNANDTDWVHLMNPLQYNIKSYSSFQRTCDFTSKRAWKPALGKPGLEERTDPRLFQATANCPYYNSELPCGYLTTPPPGAQALQTVITTTTKVSYQACQPPVLKYCDEVQEAKSLSGCNYAPENTPMSIYPGGLDLPATVTRAASPSVSVSLKIPGDCRAIRPTVAFPPESAPSRTDRTETWDVCATGLESTISYPDRVSPFFSYDNEDF